A region of the Lachancea thermotolerans CBS 6340 chromosome E complete sequence genome:
CGGCGCAGTGGCGCACTAGGCGCAGAAGCGTGTCCTTTTCGTGATTACGCAGCTCCAAGTCGCCTGCTCGCAGGGGAACGTGGATCTCGCGCTGGGAGCCGCTGGCATCGGGCGCCAGGAGCACGATAGTAGGGTAGACGGCAACGCGGAACTCGCGGGTCCAGAGCGCCGTGGTGCTATTTGAGGCATCGATGCGGTAGATCTCAACGTTGTTCTCGCGCAGCTCAGGCGTTTCGGCAAGCTGGTCCAGGATGCAGGTAGACTGCTCGCCGTTAAACAGCTGCAGGCTACGGCGCTCCATCCAGGGCGTCACGAACACGAGGACACTGACGCGAAGCGGCTCCGAGCGCAGCGCATCAAGCTGCGCATGTGGGTCCTGGGTTACGTCTCGGACGCTAGAGTGCGGCCAGTGGGCCATGAGCGCGGAGCGCTCACTCACAAACATCGCGAGAGAGCCGAGGTCGCGGTCCCGCGCGCTAGGATATCTGCCCAGCAATGTCGAGCCGGCCTCTGCTTGGGCGCCCTCGCCAGGGCCGTATAGCAGGAGCTCGGGGAAGCTGCGAATATTCAGGTCGTGTGAGAACGTCATCGCGCGCTTACCATCGACCTTGAGCAGCGCGAGCTCGCCCGCGAACACGCGCTCTAGGAACAAGAAGTTTGGCTCGAGCTCCTGGCAGAACCTGCAGCCGTGCATGTAGACCATGACGAGCACCGGCAACTGCGAGCTGCGCAGATACTCGTAGGCGTCGGGCGTGGTGTGCACGTCCgacagcgccagcgcgaTTTTAGCGCCAAAATATAGCGCACTGAGCAATAGGAGCCATGGTGTTAGCATCTTGTGTGTGCGTGTTTGTTCGTGCACGCGTATGTGTTATTCGTCAAAGGGTTCTTAATTTTTAGAGGGGAAACTTCAACGGCTTCCGGGACTCCCAGAGTAACAACAAGCTTCATCGTCCCTCGAAAAAACGCATTCTGCCAAACCGCAACCGCCCCGGCACAATATGTCGTTTTTCTACCAGAACAGTGTTATCATGTGCATCCAACGCGTGTGCAGAAGACCGGCAGACGCGGCCATGTGGCTGTTTACAGGGCTAGTCGTGGTAGGCACTCTTTACACCATGATAGCGCCCGTAGACTACAGGCGCCACCCCAGGCGGAAGTGACAGTCTCGCGCAGAACACGCGCGGGTGACGCGTTTGCGCGACCCAGCAAGCACAGGCGTGGCTGGACCGTAACGCTGGTGCAGGGTTCTGGACCCGGAATGGCGGGGTATGCCGATGTTTGCGGGAAATGAAACTTGGCTTGCACCAACGTGCGGCGTGGGGCGCGGCGCGACACGCGCGCCGCGACATTAATTGGCGAGTAGGAACGGTCTAAGTACAGTGTTACGTAGAGAACAAGAACATCAGGTAACGGCTAATTAGCTATGGCGCGAGATGCGCGTGCCGTGCTTGTCTGCCCGCTTGTTTCCGGGGTGCCAGAGAGtacacacacacacacacagCCGGAGCGGAACGCACGGGCCGGCTGTGTGCTCACTCTCTCTCAGCCGCCTGCGACAGAAAGGCTCATCatctttcattttctggAGCCCCGGGAAACATGGCACGGGAAACAAGCGGGAAACAAACTGGAAACATTGACACGTGATATACGTTGATGGTGATCATAAGATTAACTCACTAACTCAGTACCGTAGCGCGTGGTGTGCACGTGAGttcctcgtcgtcgtcggcATGCCGATCTGCTTCCGTACATAGCGACCTAAACAGCTCGCGCCGTGCTCTGAGCTCGTGACGCCCAGATGATTACCGGATATATCGTGGATAACGAGACACACATTTGTCAGCTAGCGGTGGAGACGCGGGGCCGCTGGGTCACGGAACCAGGCCCGGCTATTCAGTGCTCATCTCGGCCTCCAGTAGACAGATTTTCGGGCGGGCCGAACCGCCCAGCGGCCGGTCTAGAATAGTTACGTCAACAGTGATATCGATATCGTCCAGCGCGACTTGCCACACTCCCCTATACCCCTGTCTATATAAACTACAATGGTTGAGCAATATAGGTGCAGCCTAGTCCTCTCCGGTAGAACACCTTAAAGGTTAAAAAACCCTATATACACACAGTCACACGCACAATGGTCAAAGCAGGTATGTTATGACGCGGGCGCAGACACGCGCGGGCCCAGTGTCACGCTTACAGCATTACTGACAGCACGCAGTTGCCGTTCTAAGAGGAGACGCCGGTGTTTCTGGCACCGTGCACCTAGAGCAGAAGGCCGAAAACGAGCCAACCACCGTTTCGTACGAGATCGCCGGGTTCGGTTCCAGCGGCGACCACGGGTTCCACATTCACGAGTTCGGTGACAACACCAACGGCTGCACATCCGCAGGCCCTCACTTTAACCCATTCAAGAAGACTCACGGTTCTCCAAGCGACGAGGTCCGTCACGTGGGCGACCTCGGCAACATCGCTGCCAACGACAAGGGTGTTTGCAAGGGCGTGTTGACCGACTCGCTGGTCAAGCTGATCGGCCCTACCTCTGTGCTTGGCCGTACCGTCGTGGTGCATTCTGGCCAGGATGACCTGGGCAAGGGCGGCAACGAGGAGTCCTTGAAGACCGGTAACGCTGGTACCAGACCAGCTTGCGGTGTCATCGGTATCTCCAACTGAGCCGTGTGCCCTCTCTAACCCTCGGGCCACCCTCCCCTTCATTTTACGTTTATAGTGTATATTCTACAGCTTGTCCAAATATGACCAATGTTCCGAACGCAGCCAGCACTGCCGGGCGCCGCGGTCTGTGCTTTTGCTTCTATTACTATGCCTGAAAGCTCTTCCACAGTTTATGCAAATACAGTATACAAACTACAATGTACCTAGAATTCGGCACGCTCATTGGAGCGCGTGTCGTTGGCCAGCATCTCGTCCAGGATACCGGCAGACGCGGCCATCAGTCCCAAGAATGGCTGCGAGGGGTCTAAGACCTTCGACATGTACTCAGGGTGGTACTGCGTGGCCACGAAGTATGGGTGGTTGCGTAGTTCCAAGATCTCGCATCTCTCACCGGACTCGTCACGGCCCACAAACATCAAGCCCTGCTCCTCAAGCCTAGGCACCAGCTTGGGGTTCACTTCGTAACGGTGACGGTGTCTCTCGTGCACCTCGTGCGAGCCGCCGTACAGCTTGCGCAGCTTGGACCACTCGGTTTCCGCCTGGAAAATAGTAGGTCTCAGCCCCAGACGCATGGTACCGCCcatgttttccttgtcaATCTCAGGCATGTAAACAACACCCTGGTCCTCCTCCGCACAGTCGGGGTCGAACTCGGCGGACGTGACGTTCTTCATGCCCAAAACGTTGCGTGCAAACTCCAAGGTTGCCACTTGCAGACCCAAGCACACACCCAGGTATGGGATGTTGTTCTCACGGGCCCACTTGGCAGCCAGGACCATACCCTCTGTGCCTCTGGTACCGAAGCCACCTGGCACGAGAACACCATCCGCGGCGCTCAGTTTGTTCCAAGCTTCGTGGAACTTGGACTTCTCATGCTCGGTGGTCTCTGGCTCCAGGTCGGAGGCCTCGACCCACACAATCTCGAGTCTGCGGTGGCATCTCATACTAGAGTGCTCCAACGCCTTGATCACAGACAGATATGAGTCCTTCAGGTTGGTGTACTTGCCGACGAGCGCGATCTTGACGCACTCGAAAGATTCGTCGATGGACGTGGTCAATGAACGCCATCTGTTGAGCAAGTTGTCACCGCGCTTCTTGTCCTCGGAGTTGAGAGCAATGTCGCTCAGCTTTAGGCGTGCGCTCAAGTAGTCTATCATCTTCTgctcaagcagcagcagcggaACGTGGTAAGTGGAGTTGACATCGTGCACGTTCACAACCTGCTCTGGACCGACGTGGCAGAACATGGcgatcttgttgatgacgtgctcttcgagcttctcAGAGCAGCGGCATGCGATCATGTCCGGGGTCAGACCCAGAGAACGCAGGTCCTTGATGGCCGCCTGAGTAGGCTTCGTCTTCTGCTCGCCGTGGATCACGGGCACGAGCGACACGTGGATTAGCGAGAAGTTATCCTTGCCCACACGGAACTGGAACTGACGAAGCGCCTCGACGAAAGGCGCACTCTCAATGTCTCCGACGGTTCCACCAAGCTCGATGATGCAAACCTCTGGCTCCGCGCCAGAGTCGTCCACGGGGATCCGAGCCACGCGCTCAATCCAGTCCTGAATCGCGTCCGTTAGGTGCGGCACCACCTGCACGGTCTTGCCCAGGTAGTCTCCGCGACGCTCACGCGAGATCACGTGGGAGTACATCTTACCCGTCGTGATGTTGTGGTCCCGCGTCAGAGTCACCCCAAGGTACCTCTCGTAGTTGCCCAGGTCCAAGTCTGTCTCACCACCGTCGTTCAACACAAAGCACTCACCATGCTCGAGCGGAGACATTGTTCCCGCGTCGATGTTCATGTACGGGTCGATCTTAATCGATGTCACCCGCAACCCAAGGGTTTTCAGCAGCATCCCTGTCGACGAGGCAAGAACACCCTTACCGATACCGGAGATCACACCTCCTGAAACAATCACGTACTTCATTTGTTATAGCTTATGCTTATGCTTTTCTGTTCTGAACTGCGCGCTCGTTATTCCTACGGCCTTTGTTGTGTGTAAATCCTACTCAAGTCTGCACGTCAACCACTGCACAAAGCTTGATGGCGAAGATCTACAAAGcgagaagaaagagagaacaaaaaaaaagatcaagatAAAATGCAAGGGGGTGAGTTAAGCAAAAGCGTCTAAAAATTTAACTCCAAGCATCAAACCTTCCCAAATCTTGTCAAACTTCCTTCAACTTTATACTCTTCGCGATGACCTGCGGAGGAAAAAATAATgataaaaatttttcagaaaaaggaAAGCACGCATGGCGGCGGGTAACCTCATCGCATCCTGCGGGGCAGCGAGCTTGGTGTTaatagccgccgagcttgGCTAGCGCCTGGCCTGGCGGGTCTATTGTGGTGGAGGGCTAGATTAAAATAACCTGAGTGCTGCCTTCGAGCGGATGTACCTGCGGGCCTCTTGCCGCGTGTCTGATGCCAAGAAGTTACCTCATGCACTCGAATTTTGGGCAAGTCTGGAACGCTCGAGCTGAACTGAGCAGCGCTAGCGGGCCTCTTAAGCGCTATTTGATGAGTTGATTAGTCGGCTTTTGGGAGGAGTGCGGCCAAAACTTCGTGGAAGAAGCTGGTTCCCATCTCTTGAAAGTGCCATCGGGATCTTAAGACTACAAGGCTTAAAGTTCCGTGGGGCGAACGAAGCTTTGGTGCTGTATGCCTCCATACACTTCGTGAGCTAACGAAGTGCGCCGTGGGTTTGGAGAGCGCGAAGCTTCCAGTGCGGTCTGGTCAAGCCCTCACAGATCCCCCAGCCATTCGTCAAACACCTTATTCGTACCAAGATAACCCCCGTGGACTATCATTCCCACAAGCAGTTCCCTAAGAGCCTCATTTTCTCGTTCGATCTGGGCTTTGTCGCGCTGCTCTGATCCAGCTTCTGTCGAATCGCCTTGCTCGCTGCTGTCATACAAGTCGCTGTCTGTACTCTTGTTAGCATCCTGGCGGCCTCGGGGCATTCTTTGTTCTCCAATCCCTTGCGCGTGCGCCTGCCTCTCGGTCAGCTCGCGTGCGTTGTTGACCAGTTCTTTGTAGCGCATGCGCTCGTCGCTCAGCTCGCGTAGAAGCCTCAGCTTTTCGTCCTGGTGCGCCGCCACCTCTGCATCCAGCTCATGGTTTTCTTTCATCAGTCTTGTGAGCCTTTTGTCCAACGCAGTCTTGCCATTCATCGCGCTCATCATAGGAGCCGTCATTGTCAGCGAAGATTGTAGCTTGCGACGCACCACCAATAGCGTTTCGTCCTCGGGTTGAATGCCCTTCCTGAGTAGATAGAGCTCGTCTAACGCCGTTAAGAGCTCACGGTACACGCTAACGTGCCGTTCTTCCAGTTCCTGCAGTCTGCTTTCCATAATTTCCCCTAAATCAATACCACATTTAATGTAAGAGAGAAGATCTCGAAACTTGAAAGTGTGCAGAAGCTACGCCGCGCCAGAACAATGACCGAAAAGCTGCCTCCGATATATAACTTTCCGCCGTTATATACGTGCCAGCCCAATGTGCTAATCcgagagcagcagctgaGCACCTGGTGTGACCTCATATTGGATTTTGCCAAAACGAACAACGCCTGGTGTATGAGCCAGGAAGGGACAGTAATCAAAGACTCAGAATCTTCTGGCCAGAGCATATTTCGCAATGAGTCAATACAACGGTCTATTTCGGTTCCGTTTAGAGATCAAATCTGGAATAAGATGGTTCAGTCCGAGAAGGCCATCAAGTCCAACAACggggttttcttcatcctgtGGAGAAGCGTGGACTACTGGAGCTCCCAAATCTTGCAGTGGTTTGAGACTACTGGAAAGGTGAATCAGGTCGTGACAGTGTACGAGCTCTTAGAAGGCGATGAGACTCTAGGCTGGGAATTTCATGGCATGCACCCATCCTTATGCGAAGAGAGTTTACAGAAGCTGCGTGACAGGGGCAGAGCGACGCTGCTGAAGGAGCAGAATAAGATCATGGGTGTCAAGGTTGTGTGACGTGGTCTATATACAGGGTACGTACTTGCGCATGAACTGGGTCTATGCTGGGCCAGTGTACAGCCTATTGTTCACTACGGTCCAGTTAAGGTTATCCAGGACGTTTTTTACGTACTGCGATCTGCCCTTGACGCCGTAGTCGTGCAAGTACGCGTGGTCCCACAGGCTGACTGCGATGAGAGGCATGGTCCAGTCCTGGATCTTGCCGCCCTTTTTGACAATTGTGCGCACCGCATCCAGCTGCGAGTactcttcaagctttagCGCAGAGTTCAAATCGAAGGACTGGTTGCGTGGGAAATAGTAGGGTGTGCCATTATTCTGTACCGTAAGTATGTGCAATTCTTTGTCGCTGTTTTCGACTAAGAACAACCAGCCCTGGCCAACCACATCAGTTTCTGCGCGGCGAACCATTTCGGTCTTAAATTCCTCCCATGTGCAGTTGTATTGCTCCTCGATTCTAGTACGAAACAGTCTGGAAGGCGCGGTATTTGCCGGCCCAGGCAGTACGTTCTCGACAAAAAGGTGATTGTTATGTGCTGCCGACGCGAGGTTGAAAATATTGGTTTGGAATGGCTTCTTGGCCGtattcaaaatcaaatgaAATGGAAGGTAAGATTCCTGTGACGTGCCCGCGGTTGCCAGAGTTAGCTTGTCACACAGATatttctgctgctgagtCCACGCGATGTTGAACCCGGAAGCACTCAGAACATTGGGAATGCCTTGTTCCAAAACATGACCACTATTCTTGAGCTTGGGAACGCTGTGTATGCTTCTTTTCGAGGCAAACCGAAACATTTGAGGTGTGGTTTATGGCTTTTTTCACCGAAGAAGTATCTCGAAGATCAATTATTATGACCTTGGTTGAAATATTTTTTACTCTTGGTTGAGAGGGCTGAAGAAATGTCTAGCTCCGAACACAAACCGCACAAGAACCCAGCAGAGGCCAGTTAACATGCATATGAAGGCTTGGCAGCTCACAACCCCGTATTCAGGGCAGAAGAGAGCCACGCCTGACTCTTTTGATAGAATCTCGAATCTCTGAAACACTTCCCTGTTTCCGGTATCTTGGAAAACTGGCGATCAATCCTGCTTGAGAGCTATCTTAAGAGATCGAAACACTCGACGATCCGTATATCTCTAATACAAACCCGTATTAAAATGGCATCTATAGACATCAATTCCCTTTGGATAGGTACAACAGTAGCTTCCGCGCACCAGCAACACGGGCTCGACCTCCATCTTGAATTTCACGACTAGTGCGTGGTCCACATCTGAGTGAGAATCTCAATATTCGGAAGTTTTTAGTTGGTTTTTGTTCCCCCGGCCGCAAGTCTGCTAGCACGGGCCAAAGCTGTTATGACACTTGTACGCCAACGGTACCTCCAGTGCGTTGTGGTACGATCATACACAAGCTGCGCACGTCTCTCCACCAACTACCGCTAGATGTGGGCCGAAAATAACGGcgcgctttcttcagtaTTGCCAGTCTTAACCTCTTGAACAGCCTTAGAGTTCAAACAGGTTGATATTGAAAGCCCACTACGGATTaagttgaaagaagcacGTTCTAATGTTAACTTGTATCGTACCCTGCCTGGAACTTGTGAAGTAAAGTTTGACGTTTCAAATGGCCAAATCACTAAGATATGTTGCGTATTTACATAAGAGCCAACTCAGTTCCGCTCAGTCTATGCTCAAACTCACGTAAGGGCCCCTGTCACCGTGCCATCAACATTGAAGCGCACTAGCCGCCCAACGAAGGAGCTTTTCCAACCCCTCCTTTTTTGTCATGTGACCTGTCATCTCATTGAACAGAAGTACTGTTCATACCGCTGCGCATCATGATAATCATGTCTCCTCTAGTCAACCTCATATCACTAAATTTGGCATTTAATTGTTAGAATTGCCTGAGCAACTCTGCCTGCAAATCATAATTTCGGCCCTATCGATCCTCGAAAATTAACTCTTCTCAACCTAGATTAAACAAGGCcatctgcttcaaaagtttttggtTTCGATGTTTCGAAGAGCATTTAATCGGCGCTGGTACTCCCCACTGCCTAGGGTGGTCAGGCATCGGCCGGTTCCTAGGGCAGGCAGAACCACCAATGCCATTTATGATGCAACTCCTTCCAGGGGCGCAAATGAGCTTGGCTCCACCCGCTCAATCATTCAGCCGCACCATCCGGTGGCAACCACTATCCTCAACGAGCCCACTGTGGTAATCGAAAGGCAAATAGAGATGATGAACGTCTTTCTCGGATTTGAGCAGGCGAACAAATATGTGATTATGGACGCTCTGGGAAACCGGATCGGCTATATGCAAGAGCGAGATTTCTCAATCGCCAAGGCTGTGATGCGTCAGTTCTACAGACTGCACCGTCCCTTCGTCGTAGACGTCTTTGATAACTGGGGAAACTTGCTGCTTACTATAAAGCGCCCGTTTTCGTGGATAAACTCGCACATCAAGGCAATTTTGCCGGATGACGCTTCTCCCCAGCAGAGCTTAGGCTCTTCATCCGTTGATGTGGCACCTTTTGGGTCTGGGCCCGTACCAAAATCCACTTCAACCTTTGGCGAAGGTGGAATCTTGGTTGGGGAGTCCGTACAGAACTGGCACTTGTGGCGTCGCCGCTACGAGCTTTTCGAGAGAGAAGCCCCCACAGAGGActctttttctcaatttGCAGAGATAGATGCTCCCTTTCTGAGCTTCGAATTTGCGTTAAAGGACGAAGTTGGCAAAACCATGGGCGGGGTTGACAGAAAT
Encoded here:
- a CDS encoding KLTH0E01870p (conserved hypothetical protein); the encoded protein is MLTPWLLLLSALYFGAKIALALSDVHTTPDAYEYLRSSQLPVLVMVYMHGCRFCQELEPNFLFLERVFAGELALLKVDGKRAMTFSHDLNIRSFPELLLYGPGEGAQAEAGSTLLGRYPSARDRDLGSLAMFVSERSALMAHWPHSSVRDVTQDPHAQLDALRSEPLRVSVLVFVTPWMERRSLQLFNGEQSTCILDQLAETPELRENNVEIYRIDASNSTTALWTREFRVAVYPTIVLLAPDASGSQREIHVPLRAGDLELRNHEKDTLLRLVRHCAAGRAADPDCLDFVRSYHGLRSLEPQGALPRNETQMAVEGPEFDFSSDDEQLFDSLRDL
- the SOD1 gene encoding superoxide dismutase SOD1 (highly similar to uniprot|P00445 Saccharomyces cerevisiae YJR104C SOD1 Cu Zn superoxide dismutase some mutations are analogous to those that cause ALS (amyotrophic lateral sclerosis) in humans), which encodes MVKAVAVLRGDAGVSGTVHLEQKAENEPTTVSYEIAGFGSSGDHGFHIHEFGDNTNGCTSAGPHFNPFKKTHGSPSDEVRHVGDLGNIAANDKGVCKGVLTDSLVKLIGPTSVLGRTVVVHSGQDDLGKGGNEESLKTGNAGTRPACGVIGISN
- a CDS encoding CTP synthase (highly similar to uniprot|P28274 Saccharomyces cerevisiae YBL039C) — its product is MKYVIVSGGVISGIGKGVLASSTGMLLKTLGLRVTSIKIDPYMNIDAGTMSPLEHGECFVLNDGGETDLDLGNYERYLGVTLTRDHNITTGKMYSHVISRERRGDYLGKTVQVVPHLTDAIQDWIERVARIPVDDSGAEPEVCIIELGGTVGDIESAPFVEALRQFQFRVGKDNFSLIHVSLVPVIHGEQKTKPTQAAIKDLRSLGLTPDMIACRCSEKLEEHVINKIAMFCHVGPEQVVNVHDVNSTYHVPLLLLEQKMIDYLSARLKLSDIALNSEDKKRGDNLLNRWRSLTTSIDESFECVKIALVGKYTNLKDSYLSVIKALEHSSMRCHRRLEIVWVEASDLEPETTEHEKSKFHEAWNKLSAADGVLVPGGFGTRGTEGMVLAAKWARENNIPYLGVCLGLQVATLEFARNVLGMKNVTSAEFDPDCAEEDQGVVYMPEIDKENMGGTMRLGLRPTIFQAETEWSKLRKLYGGSHEVHERHRHRYEVNPKLVPRLEEQGLMFVGRDESGERCEILELRNHPYFVATQYHPEYMSKVLDPSQPFLGLMAASAGILDEMLANDTRSNERAEF
- the MCM16 gene encoding Mcm16p (conserved hypothetical protein), yielding MESRLQELEERHVSVYRELLTALDELYLLRKGIQPEDETLLVVRRKLQSSLTMTAPMMSAMNGKTALDKRLTRLMKENHELDAEVAAHQDEKLRLLRELSDERMRYKELVNNARELTERQAHAQGIGEQRMPRGRQDANKSTDSDLYDSSEQGDSTEAGSEQRDKAQIERENEALRELLVGMIVHGGYLGTNKVFDEWLGDL
- the VPS25 gene encoding ESCRT-II subunit protein VPS25 (similar to uniprot|P47142 Saccharomyces cerevisiae YJR102C VPS25 Component of the ESCRT-II complex, which is involved in ubiquitin-dependent sorting of proteins into the endosome) produces the protein MTEKLPPIYNFPPLYTCQPNVLIREQQLSTWCDLILDFAKTNNAWCMSQEGTVIKDSESSGQSIFRNESIQRSISVPFRDQIWNKMVQSEKAIKSNNGVFFILWRSVDYWSSQILQWFETTGKVNQVVTVYELLEGDETLGWEFHGMHPSLCEESLQKLRDRGRATLLKEQNKIMGVKVV
- the RSM26 gene encoding mitochondrial 37S ribosomal protein mS42 (similar to uniprot|P47141 Saccharomyces cerevisiae YJR101W RSM26 Mitochondrial ribosomal protein of the small subunit), with the translated sequence MFRFASKRSIHSVPKLKNSGHVLEQGIPNVLSASGFNIAWTQQQKYLCDKLTLATAGTSQESYLPFHLILNTAKKPFQTNIFNLASAAHNNHLFVENVLPGPANTAPSRLFRTRIEEQYNCTWEEFKTEMVRRAETDVVGQGWLFLVENSDKELHILTVQNNGTPYYFPRNQSFDLNSALKLEEYSQLDAVRTIVKKGGKIQDWTMPLIAVSLWDHAYLHDYGVKGRSQYVKNVLDNLNWTVVNNRLYTGPA
- the AIM25 gene encoding Aim25p (similar to uniprot|P47140 Saccharomyces cerevisiae YJR100C Hypothetical ORF), which gives rise to MFRRAFNRRWYSPLPRVVRHRPVPRAGRTTNAIYDATPSRGANELGSTRSIIQPHHPVATTILNEPTVVIERQIEMMNVFLGFEQANKYVIMDALGNRIGYMQERDFSIAKAVMRQFYRLHRPFVVDVFDNWGNLLLTIKRPFSWINSHIKAILPDDASPQQSLGSSSVDVAPFGSGPVPKSTSTFGEGGILVGESVQNWHLWRRRYELFEREAPTEDSFSQFAEIDAPFLSFEFALKDEVGKTMGGVDRNWVGLGRELFTDTGVYIVRMDSQQSLQGVLPAEIISDRILNLDQRAVLLANAVSIDFDYFSRHSRHGGGFIGFGDYGE